The following proteins come from a genomic window of Musa acuminata AAA Group cultivar baxijiao chromosome BXJ1-7, Cavendish_Baxijiao_AAA, whole genome shotgun sequence:
- the LOC108951995 gene encoding protein neprosin-like isoform X1, giving the protein MKATWLPKYNDNTNRLSTKQIFPKRCPTGTIVIRRTTKEDLIRARKYTHQIQSRVQPLQEQMADTSGGAFHYARVSIDAGKGPKYYGASTDLDVFQLSGVSENQASTSQIILSKGERGPRNYINSVQAGWHVNYQWEGDNSTHFFTYWTSDGSQKTGCYNLVCKRFVQISTRLAPGMIYTQSSLSLSIYRDRFTLNWMLYNDREPVGYWPKEIFDNMADCSQVQMGGDVYSPLGEPSPPMGSGVLNEAKFTRVLLTDGRGNDIKVTEYTTINDLPNYIYGVTSDLQTLTYGGPGGWRKA; this is encoded by the exons ATGAAAGCCACATGGTTACCTAAATACAATGACAACACAAATAGGCTATCGACAAAGCAAATCTTTCCAAAACGATGTCCTACAGGAACTATTGTCATCAGACGGACGACAAAAGAGGATCTAATAAGAGCAAGAAAATATACACATCAAATACAATCACGTGTGCAACCACTACAAGAACAAATGGCCGATACCAGTGGGGGAGCTTTTCAT TATGCTCGAGTGTCAATTGATGCTGGTAAGGGACCAAAGTATTATGGTGCAAGCACAGACCTGGACGTTTTTCAGCTTTCAGGTGTTTCAGAGAACCAAGCAAGCACAAGCCAGATCATCCTTAGCAAGGGAGAAAGAGGTCCCAGAAATTACATTAACAGCGTTCAAGCTGGATGGCAT GTGAATTATCAATGGGAGGGGGACAATTCGACTCATTTCTTCACATATTGGACT TCAGATGGTTCTCAGAAGACTGGTTGTTATAACCTAGTCTGCAAGAGGTTTGTCCAGATCAGTACTAGGTTGGCTCCCGGCATGATCTACACACAAAGCTCTTTGTCACTCTCAATTTACAGG gaTCGGTTCACTTTGAACTGGATGCTTTACAACGACAGGGAACCAGTGGGGTATTGGCCAAAGGAAATCTTCGACAACATGGCAGATTGTTCACAGGTGCAGATGGGGGGAGATGTCTACTCGCCCCTTGGTGAGCCAAGTCCACCAATGGGCAGTGGCGTGCTCAATGAAGCAAAATTCACGAGAGTTCTCCTAACGGATGGACGTGGTAATGACATAAAGGTAACGGAGTACACGACAATTAATGATCTTCCTAACTACATCTACGGTGTTACCTCGGATCTTCAAACGTTAACTTATGGTGGGCCTGGAGGTTGGCGGAAAGCTTAA
- the LOC108951995 gene encoding protein neprosin-like isoform X2 — MADTSGGAFHYARVSIDAGKGPKYYGASTDLDVFQLSGVSENQASTSQIILSKGERGPRNYINSVQAGWHVNYQWEGDNSTHFFTYWTSDGSQKTGCYNLVCKRFVQISTRLAPGMIYTQSSLSLSIYRDRFTLNWMLYNDREPVGYWPKEIFDNMADCSQVQMGGDVYSPLGEPSPPMGSGVLNEAKFTRVLLTDGRGNDIKVTEYTTINDLPNYIYGVTSDLQTLTYGGPGGWRKA; from the exons ATGGCCGATACCAGTGGGGGAGCTTTTCAT TATGCTCGAGTGTCAATTGATGCTGGTAAGGGACCAAAGTATTATGGTGCAAGCACAGACCTGGACGTTTTTCAGCTTTCAGGTGTTTCAGAGAACCAAGCAAGCACAAGCCAGATCATCCTTAGCAAGGGAGAAAGAGGTCCCAGAAATTACATTAACAGCGTTCAAGCTGGATGGCAT GTGAATTATCAATGGGAGGGGGACAATTCGACTCATTTCTTCACATATTGGACT TCAGATGGTTCTCAGAAGACTGGTTGTTATAACCTAGTCTGCAAGAGGTTTGTCCAGATCAGTACTAGGTTGGCTCCCGGCATGATCTACACACAAAGCTCTTTGTCACTCTCAATTTACAGG gaTCGGTTCACTTTGAACTGGATGCTTTACAACGACAGGGAACCAGTGGGGTATTGGCCAAAGGAAATCTTCGACAACATGGCAGATTGTTCACAGGTGCAGATGGGGGGAGATGTCTACTCGCCCCTTGGTGAGCCAAGTCCACCAATGGGCAGTGGCGTGCTCAATGAAGCAAAATTCACGAGAGTTCTCCTAACGGATGGACGTGGTAATGACATAAAGGTAACGGAGTACACGACAATTAATGATCTTCCTAACTACATCTACGGTGTTACCTCGGATCTTCAAACGTTAACTTATGGTGGGCCTGGAGGTTGGCGGAAAGCTTAA